The proteins below come from a single Desulfobulbaceae bacterium genomic window:
- a CDS encoding HDOD domain-containing protein produces MTDTIKNIDEIVRKIEQIPTLPIVSKKIMELLHNDDTPLSKIAELIEQDLSIATRILKIANSPFYGTLNTVTSITHALTILGLTEVKGILSAISIQNFFPPEQEDSIFSREKFWQHSVICSQIAKFLARHFSIPDDGSLFLSGLIHDMGKVIFDVYFNKEFTQIVDYVATRKVSFSKAEKKILGVTHYQVAATVLQQWRIPNKIINQVFYHHAPWQDKTYPTGSCLIYQANIFTKLAGFPASPFEANLELPHLIGPNAMSYLTKSGFDLGNQTTELLLVQINQLIQEDSHKVMGILGSR; encoded by the coding sequence ATGACCGACACAATTAAAAACATTGACGAAATTGTTCGAAAAATTGAGCAAATCCCTACACTTCCGATTGTTTCGAAGAAGATCATGGAACTGCTTCACAACGATGATACACCCCTCTCAAAAATTGCAGAACTGATCGAGCAAGACCTTTCAATTGCAACACGTATCTTGAAAATAGCAAACTCGCCATTTTACGGGACGCTGAACACAGTAACTTCAATAACACATGCCTTAACGATTCTCGGTTTAACGGAGGTGAAGGGCATACTTTCAGCCATCTCTATTCAAAACTTCTTCCCGCCCGAGCAGGAGGACTCGATTTTCAGCAGAGAAAAATTCTGGCAACATTCGGTCATCTGTAGTCAGATTGCCAAGTTTCTCGCCCGCCATTTTTCGATACCAGACGACGGTTCACTTTTTCTTTCCGGTCTCATTCATGATATGGGCAAAGTTATTTTTGATGTCTACTTCAACAAAGAGTTCACCCAAATTGTTGATTATGTGGCAACAAGAAAAGTTTCTTTCAGCAAAGCTGAGAAAAAAATATTGGGAGTAACTCATTACCAGGTCGCAGCAACAGTCCTGCAACAATGGCGCATCCCAAATAAAATTATCAACCAGGTGTTTTATCACCATGCCCCATGGCAGGACAAAACCTACCCCACCGGTTCGTGCCTGATCTACCAGGCCAATATTTTCACCAAACTTGCAGGGTTTCCCGCCTCACCTTTTGAGGCTAACCTTGAGCTCCCGCACTTGATCGGCCCGAACGCCATGAGTTATCTTACCAAGAGTGGTTTCGATCTTGGCAACCAGACAACTGAGCTCCTGCTGGTGCAAATAAATCAGCTGATCCAGGAAGACAGCCACAAGGTCATGGGAATTCTCGGCAGCCGCTAA